From a single Enterococcus gilvus ATCC BAA-350 genomic region:
- a CDS encoding ParA family protein: MGKVYVVGNFKGGVGKTKSVTMLAYESAVIKDKKTLVVDLDPQGNATSILAKTGELNEISKNITVGFEEGDLSTQITPIINNLDLIASNTTFRNLTKILMNRFPNDEIKQITYLKELLNPLKEVYDAIYIDVPPTISDYSDNAMLAADYCIIVLQTQELSLDGAQTYIAYMQYLADTYDNDLQVLGIIPCMLRPGGRVDTKVLDQAKELYGGNVLDTIVKYQERLKVYDVEGIHVSYSYTGKPDGWDIKAHKVFIDVLNELDRHEEILESLED; the protein is encoded by the coding sequence ATGGGAAAAGTATATGTGGTTGGAAATTTTAAAGGTGGCGTAGGGAAAACGAAATCTGTAACTATGCTCGCTTATGAGAGTGCCGTTATTAAAGATAAAAAGACATTAGTTGTGGATTTAGATCCCCAAGGTAACGCTACAAGTATTTTAGCTAAGACAGGCGAACTTAATGAAATTTCTAAAAATATAACCGTTGGATTTGAGGAAGGCGATTTAAGCACTCAAATTACGCCAATTATAAATAATTTAGATTTAATTGCATCTAATACCACCTTTAGAAACTTAACGAAAATTCTAATGAATAGGTTTCCTAATGATGAAATCAAGCAAATTACTTATTTAAAAGAATTGCTGAATCCATTAAAAGAAGTCTATGATGCCATTTATATTGACGTCCCACCTACAATATCTGACTATAGTGATAATGCTATGCTTGCAGCTGATTATTGTATTATTGTATTGCAAACACAGGAGCTATCTTTAGACGGTGCTCAAACCTATATTGCTTATATGCAATATCTAGCTGATACATATGACAATGATTTACAAGTATTAGGCATTATACCATGCATGCTTAGACCTGGTGGACGGGTAGATACTAAAGTACTGGATCAAGCAAAAGAATTATACGGAGGAAATGTTTTAGATACCATAGTTAAGTATCAAGAAAGATTGAAAGTTTACGACGTCGAAGGGATACACGTTTCGTACTCATATACTGGTAAACCCGATGGTTGGGATATTAAAGCGCATAAAGTATTCATCGATGTTTTGAATGAGTTGGATCGACATGAGGAAATACTAGAATCTTTGGAGGATTAA